Below is a window of Populus trichocarpa isolate Nisqually-1 chromosome 3, P.trichocarpa_v4.1, whole genome shotgun sequence DNA.
CACTTTGACCCATGATATTTTGCTAGAACTGATCCTGATCGGATGATTCTAGCTTTGACCCTGATGAGATGATTTTAGGTatctttttttatgcaattaCTTTGATGGTAACCAGAAGAGAATATGGGCTGCTCTTATTATAGCCTGCCCATTTACTCACCACGGTCACTGCTGGTGTTGATTGGCTGTCCTCTTGAGTCTTTTATTTACTCAATATGCATTTGGATATTTTGTTGTATCATTAAGGTTGATTTGTTTGCAGAGGTTAGCAATCAAATGTTGGAGTTATATGAGCAAAACAGAGTGCCCCAATCACAGGGGAGTGAGGTAGAAGGAAGTGCTGGGGGTGGGTCAGGGCATCGACTGCTGACTAGAACTCCAGCTGTAAGTGAGGACCATGTTTCAAAGCAGACATCGTCACGAGCAGCCCCTGAACCTGTGTGCCAAGATATCAACGTGGGACCACCAAGAAACACCCATactcaaaataatgaaaatgggAGTGGAGAAACTGAGAGTGTTATTACCGATCACAAGGTTGAGGTAGAAACTAGAGACAATCAGCACCATGAGCATGTCTCCCACAAGGAAATCACTAGAGAGGACCCCAATAAGGTCAGGTATGAGGCAGAGCAAATAGGGGAAGAAGACCAAAAAAGAACTGCAGGGAGAAACGAGGGTGCAGAAGCTGGAGAGTGGAGGGATGATGCTGTATCGCGCAAGTCCAGCAGCATAGTTGGTAGAAATTTAGATCTTCGAGAAGGCCCAGTTAACCAGTCCCCTAAAGATGCTATTAAGATGATAGACAAGGACAAGGTGAAGGCAGCACttgagaaaaggaagaaatctCGAGGGGAGACGACACGAAAAAAGGATATTATGGACGAGGATGATCTTATTGAAAGGGAACTAGAAGATGGGGTTGAGTTGGCAGCTGAGGATGAGAAAATCAAACGAGAGAGAAGACAGAGCTGGTCTAATAATGATCATGCAGAAATTGGGGATGGAAACCACATGATCA
It encodes the following:
- the LOC7497532 gene encoding cyclin-T1-5 isoform X2, translated to MFLAGKVEETPRPLKDVIVVSYEIMHKKDPAAAQRIKQKEVYEQQKELILIGERVVLATLGFDFNVHHPYKPLVEAIKKFKVAQNALAQVAWNFVNDGLRTSLCLQFKPHHIAAGAIFLAAKFLKVKLPSDGEKVWWQEFDVTPRQLEEVSNQMLELYEQNRVPQSQGSEVEGSAGGGSGHRLLTRTPAVSEDHVSKQTSSRAAPEPVCQDINVGPPRNTHTQNNENGSGETESVITDHKVEVETRDNQHHEHVSHKEITREDPNKVRYEAEQIGEEDQKRTAGRNEGAEAGEWRDDAVSRKSSSIVGRNLDLREGPVNQSPKDAIKMIDKDKVKAALEKRKKSRGETTRKKDIMDEDDLIERELEDGVELAAEDEKIKRERRQSWSNNDHAEIGDGNHMIMKGQSSRGLEAEYVEEGEMLDDASPVLNGRKRKGSPAERQSEGKRRHDYIPNHNRDTIEDGHKMGKSGYVDREHRRHSQDNHL